The Devosia sp. SD17-2 genome includes a region encoding these proteins:
- a CDS encoding ABC transporter substrate-binding protein produces the protein MTFRIGRRQFLMGSSALIAAGAAGFSPAFAQGNPLRMIWWGGQARADRTLAVADAYADAKGITPLEGEFLSWNDYWPKLATQTAGGTAPDILQMDYRFIVEYASRNAIAPLDEYVGGVLDLSDFDEDQLEGGKVGGKLYGLSLGANSVAMLANSTAFEEAGLTVPGMDWTYDTLRELGEAFKAANIRGGMKAMSDASGAEPMLDNWIRQRGKALYTPEGKLGPDADDMVEWFTMWNEFRDAGYIVSAEDNALDTGAPETSMVAMSKAALLPSNSNQLVIHQSVSKDNLTITSYPRIAAGVGGGHYRKPSQFWSIAGSSQNKEAAAEFLSYFINDTEAGKVLGVERGIPCSAKVRDAVAPTLSEQDQIALNFVANLGDLLGPLPASPPNAAGEIDTSLLRVLSQEVAFGARSAEDAGKFFVEEATAILNRAAV, from the coding sequence ATGACATTTCGTATCGGACGTCGTCAGTTCCTCATGGGAAGCTCGGCGCTTATCGCAGCCGGCGCCGCCGGCTTCAGCCCGGCCTTTGCCCAGGGCAATCCCCTGCGCATGATCTGGTGGGGCGGTCAGGCCCGCGCCGACCGCACGCTCGCCGTGGCGGACGCCTATGCCGACGCCAAGGGCATCACGCCGCTGGAAGGCGAATTCCTCAGCTGGAACGATTACTGGCCCAAGCTGGCGACGCAGACCGCCGGCGGCACCGCCCCCGACATCCTGCAGATGGACTATCGTTTCATCGTTGAATACGCCTCGCGCAATGCCATTGCCCCGCTCGATGAATATGTCGGCGGCGTGCTCGACCTCAGCGATTTCGACGAGGATCAGCTCGAGGGCGGCAAGGTCGGTGGCAAGCTCTATGGCCTCAGCCTCGGCGCCAACTCGGTTGCCATGCTCGCCAATTCGACCGCGTTCGAAGAAGCCGGGCTCACCGTTCCGGGCATGGACTGGACCTATGACACGCTGCGTGAACTGGGCGAAGCCTTCAAGGCTGCCAATATCCGCGGCGGCATGAAGGCCATGTCCGATGCCTCCGGTGCCGAGCCCATGCTCGACAACTGGATCCGCCAGCGCGGCAAGGCCCTCTACACGCCGGAAGGCAAGCTGGGGCCGGATGCCGACGACATGGTCGAGTGGTTCACCATGTGGAACGAGTTCCGCGATGCCGGCTACATCGTCTCGGCCGAGGACAATGCCCTCGATACCGGCGCGCCGGAGACTTCGATGGTCGCGATGAGCAAGGCTGCGCTGCTGCCATCCAACTCCAACCAGCTGGTGATCCACCAGTCGGTGAGCAAGGACAACCTCACCATCACCTCCTATCCGCGCATCGCGGCCGGTGTCGGTGGCGGTCACTATCGCAAGCCCAGCCAGTTCTGGTCCATCGCCGGCTCTTCGCAGAACAAGGAAGCGGCTGCCGAATTCCTCAGCTACTTCATCAATGACACCGAGGCCGGCAAGGTGCTTGGCGTCGAGCGCGGCATTCCATGCTCGGCCAAGGTGCGCGACGCTGTCGCCCCGACGCTGAGCGAACAGGATCAGATCGCGCTCAACTTCGTCGCCAATCTCGGCGATCTGCTTGGACCGCTGCCGGCCTCCCCGCCGAACGCAGCTGGCGAAATCGACACCTCGCTGCTGCGCGTTCTCAGCCAGGAAGTGGCCTTCGGGGCACGCTCTGCCGAAGACGCCGGCAAATTCTTCGTCGAAGAAGCAACTGCTATTCTGAACCGGGCGGCTGTCTGA
- a CDS encoding LysR family transcriptional regulator, with amino-acid sequence MDKLLTQFLAVADIGTMSGAAIALRLTQPTLTINMRKLEDNIGAQLFERSSRGITLTRYGETLYENARLMQRLYDNTLSAIGDQLRGMERGITIGSGYSWWNMFLRDLVVQYQGEYPGAPVQVSLGNQLRLMDQMLSGDISMFLAHEVDGLSSTLGTDFVPLSRVYNAFFVHEGHPLIGAPRTQAEIDVYPRILLSLPESRHDRFFDPSRRRTRVETVFDRTHFAFRSNSLAACVDYALATDAALLHTHVMRDIFARQGLVEVIQKNDPRVSIAGLYVLKDRRGEERIEDLIDRISRAAQATLPPLH; translated from the coding sequence ATGGACAAGCTGCTCACCCAGTTCCTCGCCGTCGCCGATATCGGCACCATGAGCGGCGCGGCAATCGCTCTCCGCCTCACCCAGCCGACGCTGACCATCAACATGCGAAAACTCGAGGACAATATCGGCGCCCAGCTGTTCGAGCGCTCCTCGCGCGGCATTACCCTTACCCGCTATGGCGAGACGCTCTACGAGAACGCCCGCCTCATGCAGCGCCTCTACGACAATACGCTTTCCGCCATCGGCGATCAGCTGCGGGGCATGGAGCGCGGCATCACCATCGGCTCGGGCTACTCCTGGTGGAACATGTTCCTGCGCGATCTCGTCGTCCAATATCAGGGCGAATATCCCGGCGCTCCGGTCCAGGTCAGCCTCGGCAATCAACTACGCCTCATGGATCAGATGCTCTCGGGCGACATCTCCATGTTCCTCGCCCACGAAGTGGATGGCCTCAGCTCCACGCTTGGCACCGATTTCGTCCCCCTCAGCCGCGTCTACAACGCCTTCTTCGTGCACGAGGGTCATCCGCTTATCGGCGCCCCGCGGACCCAGGCCGAAATCGACGTCTACCCGCGCATTCTTTTATCGCTCCCCGAGAGCCGCCACGACCGCTTTTTTGACCCCTCCCGCCGGCGCACCCGCGTCGAAACCGTGTTCGACCGCACTCATTTCGCCTTCCGCTCCAATTCCTTGGCTGCCTGCGTCGACTATGCCCTCGCGACCGACGCCGCGCTGCTCCACACCCATGTCATGCGCGACATTTTTGCCCGCCAGGGCCTGGTCGAGGTGATCCAGAAAAACGACCCCCGCGTCTCCATCGCCGGGCTCTATGTGCTCAAGGACCGGCGCGGCGAAGAGCGCATTGAAGACCTTATCGATCGCATCTCTCGCGCCGCCCAGGCGACCCTGCCGCCGCTGCATTAA
- a CDS encoding sugar ABC transporter permease has translation MTINAADAAVHNAASRRSIWSRAWENHAPGYLFLLPWLIGFIGLTVGPIISSFYLSFTNFDLLTPARWVGLENYQRMFTNDRNFAAAMRVTFTFVLFSVPLKLAFALLVAILLNRGMKGLPLYRALFYLPSLLGASVAIAILWRQIFAGDGLVNQFLANFGIIGPSWISNPNYSLWTLIILSVWQFGSPMIIFLAGLRQIPQDMYEAASLDGAGKWRQFWKITVPLLTPVIFFNAIIQTINSFQSFTPAFIISNGTGSPINSTLFYALYLYNEAFSFFRMGYASALAWFLLFLIACFTAFSFLTSKYWVHYDD, from the coding sequence ATGACTATCAATGCGGCAGACGCGGCTGTGCATAATGCCGCATCCCGCAGGTCGATCTGGTCGAGGGCGTGGGAAAACCACGCCCCCGGCTATCTCTTCCTGCTCCCCTGGCTGATCGGCTTTATCGGCCTCACGGTCGGCCCGATCATCTCGTCCTTCTATCTCAGCTTCACCAATTTCGACCTATTGACCCCGGCGCGCTGGGTCGGGCTCGAAAACTACCAGCGCATGTTCACCAATGACCGCAATTTTGCGGCGGCGATGCGGGTGACCTTCACCTTCGTGTTGTTCTCGGTGCCGCTGAAGCTGGCCTTCGCGCTCCTCGTTGCCATTCTGCTCAACCGGGGCATGAAGGGGCTGCCGCTCTATCGCGCGCTGTTCTATCTACCGAGCCTGCTTGGCGCTTCGGTTGCGATCGCAATCCTGTGGCGCCAGATCTTTGCCGGTGACGGCCTCGTCAACCAGTTCCTCGCCAATTTCGGCATTATCGGGCCGAGCTGGATTTCCAACCCGAATTATTCGCTCTGGACGCTGATCATCCTGTCGGTCTGGCAGTTTGGCTCGCCCATGATCATCTTCCTCGCCGGGCTCCGCCAGATCCCGCAGGACATGTATGAGGCCGCCTCCCTCGATGGCGCCGGCAAGTGGCGCCAGTTCTGGAAGATCACCGTGCCACTGCTGACGCCGGTCATTTTCTTCAACGCGATCATCCAGACGATCAACTCGTTCCAGAGCTTTACGCCCGCCTTCATCATCTCGAATGGCACGGGCTCGCCGATCAACTCGACGCTGTTCTACGCGCTCTATCTCTACAACGAGGCGTTCAGCTTCTTCCGCATGGGCTATGCCTCGGCGCTCGCGTGGTTCCTCCTGTTCCTGATCGCGTGCTTCACCGCCTTCTCTTTCCTCACCAGCAAATATTGGGTGCACTATGACGACTGA